The Vibrio astriarenae genome contains a region encoding:
- a CDS encoding heavy metal translocating P-type ATPase produces MCKSCYHCGEVVPDNTNFSVEILGDIRTMCCLGCETVAQTIVDSDLVSYYQFRTAPAEKVDLVPEQLKNLIHYDNKEVQSEFVRQTDNASEVTLSLEGVSCAACAWLIEKQVAAHKGVLLINVNTTTLRASLTWDDDVTKLSEVLGIIHQLGYKAAPFEADKHEAAYHRSMKQYLYRLGIAGLATMQVMMLAVALYLEVFGDLEEEFKHFFRWVSLIFATPVLLYSALPFYLNAWRSLKTMTLGMDVPVSLALIFAYVASVVATVQEKGEVFFESISMFTFFLLVGRFLEMRARRKAAAASGNLLKLIPAIAHTLDGEQVPVKTLKPGDRVRVLPGEHIPADGKVVSQSPIFIDESMLTGESLQVRKSHSDIAYAGTLNGDEAFELEVTADKNNSVINNIVRLQDSAELSKPRIAEIADVVARYFVGAILIISACTWAYWHQTKPDDAFWIMLSVLVATCPCALSLATPTALTCATSRLGSLGILLRKNHVFETLCKVNHLVVDKTGTLTEGNIVISEIEVQAGFEEQHCIDLAITLESHANHPIANAFKRLNGSSLTATSIENKIGLGIEGAVEGQSAKIGSARYIGMSDQQNTKSNAIYLSVDDVHAATFYYQDPIRKESHDFIQHFVDSGAKVTLLTGDTKQNAAPVAEQVGISNVIASVSPEEKLAFLESVKDHDVTMMIGDGINDAPTLAGAHLSVAMGGGTDVAKASADLVLLGDRLDRILKAKEHAIKTRKIIRENLAWSLGYNLVILPLAVAGLVAPYIAVLGMSASSVIVVTNSLRLLKNT; encoded by the coding sequence ATGTGTAAATCGTGTTACCACTGCGGTGAAGTTGTACCAGACAACACGAATTTCAGTGTAGAAATCCTCGGAGATATACGCACAATGTGCTGCCTTGGTTGCGAAACTGTGGCACAAACAATTGTTGATAGCGATCTTGTCTCCTACTACCAGTTTCGTACCGCCCCTGCTGAAAAAGTAGATCTGGTTCCAGAGCAACTTAAAAACCTGATTCACTACGACAACAAAGAGGTTCAATCTGAGTTTGTTCGGCAAACAGATAATGCATCCGAGGTGACATTGTCACTTGAGGGAGTGTCCTGCGCGGCTTGTGCTTGGCTTATTGAAAAGCAAGTTGCTGCGCACAAGGGTGTCTTATTAATCAACGTCAATACAACCACATTACGCGCTTCGCTTACTTGGGATGATGATGTAACTAAGTTGAGTGAAGTGCTCGGCATTATCCATCAATTGGGTTACAAAGCGGCCCCTTTTGAAGCAGATAAGCATGAAGCGGCCTATCACCGCTCAATGAAGCAATACTTGTATCGGTTGGGCATTGCCGGTCTTGCCACCATGCAAGTCATGATGCTTGCGGTTGCACTCTATCTAGAGGTGTTTGGTGACTTAGAAGAGGAGTTCAAACACTTCTTCCGTTGGGTTAGCTTAATATTCGCAACACCAGTGTTACTCTATTCCGCACTACCTTTCTATCTCAATGCTTGGCGCAGCCTCAAAACCATGACCTTGGGCATGGATGTTCCTGTTTCCTTGGCTTTGATATTTGCCTATGTAGCGAGTGTTGTCGCCACTGTCCAAGAGAAAGGTGAAGTCTTCTTTGAATCCATTTCCATGTTCACTTTCTTTTTGCTGGTTGGCCGTTTTTTGGAAATGCGCGCTCGTCGCAAAGCAGCTGCCGCTAGTGGTAATTTGCTCAAACTGATTCCAGCAATTGCCCATACATTAGACGGTGAGCAGGTCCCGGTTAAAACACTAAAACCTGGTGATAGGGTTCGAGTTTTACCGGGTGAGCATATTCCAGCTGACGGTAAGGTTGTCAGTCAATCCCCTATTTTCATTGATGAATCCATGTTGACCGGTGAATCTTTGCAGGTGAGGAAGTCTCACAGCGATATTGCCTACGCCGGTACGCTTAATGGGGATGAAGCCTTTGAGCTTGAAGTTACTGCTGATAAAAACAACTCCGTGATTAATAACATCGTGAGGCTTCAAGATTCAGCTGAGCTGTCTAAGCCTCGAATTGCAGAAATAGCCGATGTTGTGGCGCGATATTTCGTGGGAGCAATTCTGATTATATCTGCTTGTACTTGGGCATATTGGCATCAAACCAAGCCAGATGATGCATTTTGGATCATGCTATCTGTACTTGTTGCTACTTGCCCTTGTGCGTTATCACTTGCGACGCCAACCGCCCTAACCTGTGCAACTTCTCGACTTGGTAGCTTAGGCATTTTACTTCGAAAAAACCACGTCTTCGAAACCTTGTGTAAAGTGAACCATCTTGTTGTCGACAAAACGGGTACACTGACGGAAGGGAATATTGTCATTAGTGAAATAGAAGTACAGGCAGGGTTTGAAGAACAACACTGTATTGATCTCGCCATAACGCTCGAGTCGCATGCAAATCATCCGATTGCCAATGCATTCAAACGGTTGAATGGTTCTTCCCTTACGGCAACCAGCATCGAGAACAAAATTGGGTTGGGTATTGAAGGTGCTGTCGAGGGACAAAGTGCCAAAATTGGCAGTGCTCGATATATTGGTATGAGTGACCAACAAAACACCAAGTCAAATGCGATTTACCTATCTGTAGACGATGTTCACGCCGCCACTTTTTATTATCAAGACCCCATTAGAAAAGAGAGTCACGATTTTATTCAACACTTTGTTGATTCTGGCGCGAAAGTGACTTTGCTTACCGGTGATACCAAACAAAACGCCGCACCGGTAGCTGAGCAAGTCGGAATATCTAATGTGATTGCGTCTGTATCACCAGAGGAAAAGTTGGCCTTCCTAGAGTCGGTCAAAGATCACGACGTAACTATGATGATTGGCGATGGCATTAACGATGCTCCAACGCTCGCAGGTGCGCATTTGTCCGTCGCCATGGGTGGAGGTACTGACGTTGCGAAGGCTTCCGCAGATCTAGTACTTTTAGGTGATAGACTAGACCGGATCTTAAAAGCAAAAGAACATGCAATAAAAACACGTAAAATTATCCGTGAGAATCTTGCCTGGTCTTTGGGTTACAATCTTGTGATTCTTCCGCTTGCCGTCGCCGGTTTAGTCGCACCCTATATAGCTGTGCTGGGAATGTCAGCTAGCTCAGTTATCGTGGTGACAAACTCACTTCGATTGCTTAAAAATACATAG
- the ccoS gene encoding cbb3-type cytochrome oxidase assembly protein CcoS: MESIYILIPIAILLVAVAVGVFLWAVRSDQFEDLERQGHNILFDDDKSLGKETDKTTTKDSIQ; the protein is encoded by the coding sequence ATGGAAAGCATTTATATCCTTATTCCAATCGCAATTCTGCTGGTGGCTGTCGCAGTCGGCGTATTCTTGTGGGCTGTGCGCAGCGATCAGTTTGAAGACTTGGAACGTCAGGGCCATAACATACTGTTCGATGATGACAAATCTTTAGGTAAAGAGACGGATAAAACGACAACCAAGGACAGCATTCAATGA
- a CDS encoding sulfite exporter TauE/SafE family protein, with amino-acid sequence MNLDLIGAFTVGLVGSAHCIGMCGGIASLVAIDPSSSLTTKTKLGNTLGYNLGRLLSYALLGALLGGALATVVELAQISQLLIGLRLLAALLMILLGLYIGQWWFGVLKLESLGKGIWRYISPIAKKLLPVSHPLKAIPLGFLWGWLPCGLVYSMLSWSIVSGGAVEGAVIMLTFGVGTLPSMLAFGVGATAVNRIKTSRLFRTTAGIVLIGYGIFTAIHALSMFVAH; translated from the coding sequence ATGAACTTAGATCTCATTGGTGCCTTTACGGTTGGTTTAGTTGGCTCTGCTCATTGCATCGGTATGTGCGGTGGTATCGCTTCGCTAGTGGCGATTGATCCATCCTCATCACTCACAACGAAGACAAAGCTTGGAAATACGCTCGGCTATAATCTCGGTAGACTCTTAAGTTACGCTCTTTTGGGAGCGTTACTTGGGGGGGCTCTAGCGACCGTAGTAGAACTCGCTCAAATCAGTCAATTACTCATTGGGTTACGCTTATTGGCTGCCCTGTTAATGATCTTACTTGGTCTTTATATTGGGCAGTGGTGGTTTGGTGTCCTTAAATTAGAATCGCTGGGAAAAGGGATTTGGCGTTATATTTCACCAATCGCAAAGAAACTGTTGCCAGTTAGCCACCCTTTAAAAGCTATTCCTCTCGGTTTCTTGTGGGGTTGGCTGCCGTGTGGTTTAGTCTATTCGATGCTATCTTGGTCAATTGTTTCTGGAGGTGCAGTTGAAGGCGCTGTAATCATGCTCACTTTTGGCGTAGGAACACTACCCTCTATGCTGGCTTTTGGTGTTGGTGCGACTGCGGTTAACAGAATAAAAACGTCAAGACTGTTTAGAACAACCGCAGGTATTGTGCTGATTGGTTATGGCATTTTTACCGCCATACATGCTCTATCAATGTTTGTAGCTCATTGA
- a CDS encoding FNR family transcription factor, producing MISEKPSTKRIQSGGCAIHCQDCSISQLCIPFTLNESELDQLDEIIERKKPIQKGQELFKAGDELKSLYAIRSGTIKSYTITEQGDEQITAFHLAGDLVGFDAITGDMHPSFAQALETSMVCEIPYEILDDLSGKMPKLRQQIMRLMSNEIKGDQEMILLLSKKNAEERLAAFLYNLSTRFSQRGFSPREFRLTMTRGDIGNYLGLTVETISRLLGRFQKSDILSVKGKYITIIDHDALMDLAGVSKK from the coding sequence ATGATTTCGGAAAAGCCTTCTACAAAACGTATTCAGTCTGGTGGCTGTGCCATTCATTGTCAGGACTGTAGTATTAGCCAGCTATGTATTCCTTTTACTCTTAATGAGTCTGAGCTTGATCAACTCGATGAAATCATCGAGCGTAAAAAGCCAATTCAAAAAGGCCAAGAGTTATTTAAAGCTGGTGATGAATTAAAGTCTCTGTACGCGATACGTTCAGGAACAATCAAAAGCTACACCATTACAGAGCAAGGGGATGAGCAGATTACCGCTTTCCACTTAGCTGGAGATCTCGTTGGTTTTGACGCAATCACTGGTGACATGCATCCTAGTTTCGCACAGGCGCTTGAAACATCTATGGTGTGTGAAATCCCTTATGAGATTCTTGATGATCTATCTGGAAAGATGCCAAAGCTACGCCAACAAATCATGCGTTTGATGAGTAATGAAATCAAAGGCGATCAAGAAATGATTCTGTTGCTGTCGAAGAAAAATGCCGAAGAACGTCTTGCTGCGTTTTTGTATAACTTGTCCACACGCTTCTCTCAACGTGGCTTTAGTCCAAGAGAGTTCCGTTTGACGATGACTCGCGGTGATATTGGCAACTACCTTGGCCTAACCGTTGAGACGATCAGCCGTCTGTTGGGTAGATTCCAAAAGTCAGACATTTTAAGTGTCAAGGGTAAATACATCACCATCATTGATCACGATGCGTTGATGGATTTGGCTGGCGTAAGTAAAAAATAA
- the uspE gene encoding universal stress protein UspE: MSIYSNILVVADINHEEQPALARAMKLASKCTTKSNVTFFLSIYDFSYDMTSMLSLDERDAMRRGVIQQREEWMRRVAEPYINDDIVFEVKVVWHNRPYEAIVAEVFAGEHDIVIKGTRKHDVLESVLFTPTDWHLLRKCPSPVLLVKNSDWPEDANIMASVHVGSEYDTHLDLNDRMVEQLQSLSDRLSANPYLVNAYPVTPANITIELPEFDPNTYTDAVRGHHLTSMKALRQKHGIDEEQTIVEQGLPEDIIPDVAKRLNAAMVILGTTGRTGLSAVFIGNTAEHVIDKIDCDVLALKPNGFISPLEPNG, from the coding sequence ATGAGTATTTACAGTAACATTTTAGTCGTTGCCGATATTAATCATGAAGAGCAACCCGCCCTCGCTCGTGCAATGAAACTTGCATCAAAATGCACGACGAAAAGTAATGTCACCTTTTTCCTGTCTATTTATGACTTCTCTTACGATATGACCTCTATGCTGTCGCTTGATGAACGAGATGCAATGAGACGCGGAGTCATTCAACAGCGTGAAGAGTGGATGAGAAGAGTGGCAGAACCATACATTAACGATGATATTGTGTTCGAGGTTAAAGTGGTATGGCACAACCGACCTTATGAAGCGATCGTCGCAGAAGTCTTTGCTGGGGAACATGATATTGTTATCAAAGGGACTCGTAAGCATGACGTACTTGAGTCGGTACTATTCACCCCAACGGATTGGCACTTGTTGAGAAAATGCCCTAGCCCTGTATTGCTCGTCAAAAATTCCGATTGGCCAGAAGACGCGAATATTATGGCATCTGTGCACGTCGGGTCTGAATACGATACTCATTTAGACCTCAATGATAGAATGGTCGAACAGTTGCAAAGCCTCTCCGACAGACTTTCTGCTAACCCATACTTGGTTAACGCCTACCCTGTTACGCCAGCCAATATCACTATTGAGTTACCAGAATTCGACCCGAATACTTACACCGATGCGGTGAGAGGACATCATCTAACATCAATGAAGGCGCTTAGACAGAAGCATGGCATCGATGAAGAGCAAACCATTGTCGAACAAGGTTTACCTGAAGACATTATTCCTGATGTTGCCAAGCGTCTCAATGCGGCGATGGTTATCTTGGGTACCACAGGTCGCACAGGTTTATCTGCGGTGTTTATCGGCAATACCGCAGAGCATGTCATCGATAAAATAGACTGCGACGTGTTGGCGCTTAAACCTAACGGGTTTATCAGTCCATTAGAACCAAACGGCTAA
- the ttcA gene encoding tRNA 2-thiocytidine(32) synthetase TtcA: protein MNEQTSELTKAQQYNFNKLQKRIRRNTGQAIADFNMIEDGDRIMVCLSGGKDSFTMLDILMSLQKSAPVSFSLVAVNLDQKQPGFPSHILPEYLESLGVEYKIVEEDTYAIVQDKIPEGKTTCSLCSRLRRGILYRTAKELGATKIALGHHRDDILETLFLNMFHGGKMKGMPPKLVSDNGEHVVIRPLAYCREKDIIKYADMREYPIIPCNLCGSQPNLQRQNIKQMLNEWDKRFPGRIESMYRAMQNVVPSHLADFELFDFKSVDKDSGVINGGDIGFDKETLPESPITPDVEVQEFDPSLQLNVTNI from the coding sequence ATGAACGAGCAAACCTCTGAGCTAACCAAAGCACAGCAATACAACTTTAATAAGTTACAGAAGCGAATCCGTCGCAATACCGGTCAAGCCATTGCTGACTTCAATATGATCGAAGACGGTGATCGTATCATGGTGTGTCTATCAGGCGGTAAAGACAGCTTTACTATGTTAGACATTCTGATGAGTCTACAAAAAAGCGCGCCAGTTTCGTTCTCACTCGTTGCAGTCAATCTTGACCAAAAACAGCCAGGCTTTCCAAGTCATATCTTACCTGAGTACCTTGAGAGCTTAGGTGTCGAATACAAAATCGTAGAAGAAGACACGTATGCTATCGTTCAAGATAAAATCCCAGAGGGTAAGACAACTTGTTCACTGTGCTCACGTCTGCGTCGTGGTATTTTGTACCGCACTGCTAAAGAGTTAGGTGCGACAAAGATTGCTCTAGGCCACCACCGTGATGATATTCTCGAAACGCTATTCTTGAATATGTTCCATGGTGGAAAGATGAAAGGTATGCCGCCGAAGTTGGTATCAGATAACGGCGAACACGTGGTTATTCGTCCACTTGCCTACTGCCGCGAGAAAGATATTATCAAGTACGCTGATATGCGTGAGTACCCTATTATTCCGTGTAACCTCTGCGGCTCTCAGCCAAACCTTCAGCGCCAGAACATCAAACAGATGCTTAACGAATGGGACAAGCGCTTCCCTGGTCGTATCGAGTCTATGTATAGAGCAATGCAAAATGTCGTGCCTAGCCATCTCGCTGATTTTGAATTGTTCGACTTCAAATCAGTCGATAAAGATTCAGGCGTGATTAATGGTGGTGATATTGGCTTTGACAAAGAAACGCTTCCAGAGAGCCCTATTACTCCAGATGTTGAAGTTCAAGAGTTTGACCCTAGTCTTCAGTTAAATGTAACGAACATCTAA
- a CDS encoding DUF2987 domain-containing protein — protein sequence MNLLRTWISRTCAIAICGALISPAHAYQQEYRFTYSKLYTQLKHNAEDGHESARLGIFFVESKSGLPCQIDKAWMEKEEKYEALGSAPNGELQLPLDSHLRQANPLVFVHIDQITQCDFSMVVMSQKPLKQQVDYQHLANLKEDMQSLLGKLGGMFARWFTPDLEGVTLEFAQPMGEVKISDGTTLSIVDHRVSVDLRELAQDQYLVLPTETLRVMPYIPSAD from the coding sequence ATGAATTTATTAAGGACATGGATAAGTCGTACATGTGCTATTGCTATCTGTGGGGCATTAATTAGCCCTGCACATGCCTACCAACAGGAGTATCGCTTTACCTACTCTAAGCTATACACGCAGTTAAAACACAATGCTGAAGACGGCCATGAATCAGCGCGCCTAGGCATTTTTTTTGTTGAGTCAAAAAGTGGTTTGCCGTGTCAAATTGATAAAGCTTGGATGGAGAAAGAGGAAAAGTACGAAGCTCTCGGCAGTGCGCCCAATGGCGAGCTACAATTGCCACTCGATAGCCACCTTCGCCAAGCAAATCCGCTAGTGTTCGTTCATATTGACCAGATTACACAGTGTGACTTTTCGATGGTTGTAATGAGCCAAAAGCCGCTAAAGCAGCAGGTTGACTATCAACATTTGGCTAATTTAAAGGAAGACATGCAGTCACTGCTTGGTAAGTTGGGGGGGATGTTTGCTCGGTGGTTTACACCAGATTTAGAGGGCGTAACCCTTGAGTTCGCTCAGCCAATGGGCGAAGTGAAGATCAGTGACGGCACGACGCTATCCATTGTTGATCATCGCGTGAGTGTTGATTTGCGAGAGCTCGCCCAAGACCAATATTTAGTTCTACCAACGGAGACTTTGCGCGTGATGCCCTATATACCGAGTGCGGATTAA
- a CDS encoding glucosaminidase domain-containing protein: MLKKELAAILGAATVAVVSCTSYQHNTQVIVETEEFEKKKKAKASKQPVLPTSKPNFAEISDIPTKKKAFFDYLRPGIELENQRISEERSLIVSLKNQSSLSAKERQALTDLGQAYNLSFPAEGESTERWFEVMQQRVDFLPEALVLTQAANESAWGTSRFATEASNYFGQWCYSEGCGLVPNKRPPGMTHEVAKFSDASESTHRYFMNVNRNPAYVELRRLRTKLRAQGDDILSPESAIELAGGLIRYSERGQYYVDDIRAMIRHNSTFWQQSDLNQ; this comes from the coding sequence ATGCTTAAAAAAGAGCTAGCCGCGATTCTAGGTGCTGCCACTGTAGCGGTTGTGAGCTGTACAAGTTACCAACATAACACTCAAGTTATCGTTGAGACGGAAGAGTTTGAGAAAAAGAAAAAAGCAAAGGCATCAAAACAGCCTGTGCTGCCAACGTCTAAACCCAATTTTGCAGAAATTAGCGATATACCGACCAAGAAAAAGGCGTTTTTCGATTACCTCAGGCCGGGTATTGAGCTAGAAAACCAGCGTATTTCAGAAGAGCGCTCGCTCATTGTATCGCTGAAAAACCAGTCTTCTTTATCAGCTAAAGAGCGTCAAGCCCTTACTGATTTGGGACAAGCATATAACCTATCTTTTCCTGCAGAAGGAGAGAGCACAGAGCGCTGGTTTGAGGTTATGCAGCAGCGAGTGGACTTTTTACCTGAAGCACTAGTCTTAACACAAGCTGCCAATGAAAGTGCTTGGGGCACTTCACGCTTCGCTACAGAGGCAAGTAACTATTTTGGTCAGTGGTGTTACAGTGAAGGCTGTGGCTTAGTCCCAAACAAACGCCCGCCAGGAATGACCCATGAAGTTGCCAAGTTCTCTGATGCGTCGGAATCGACACACAGATACTTTATGAACGTTAATCGCAACCCTGCCTATGTAGAGTTGCGCCGACTTCGCACCAAACTACGTGCTCAAGGTGATGATATTTTGAGTCCTGAGAGCGCCATTGAACTGGCTGGTGGTTTGATTCGATACTCTGAACGTGGCCAATACTACGTTGATGATATTAGAGCCATGATTCGTCACAACAGCACGTTTTGGCAGCAATCAGACCTTAACCAGTAA
- the potA gene encoding spermidine/putrescine ABC transporter ATP-binding protein PotA, with protein sequence MHGDRQTLNNKAIPQAPLITIRGLGKSFDGKSIINQFDLDVNHGEFLTILGPSGCGKTTILRLIAGFEDADIGSLVLDGSDITKVPAEKRPVNTVFQSYALFPHMTVFDNVAFGLKMQGVPASEIEPRVINALKMVRLEDMAQRKPHQLSGGQQQRIAIARAVVNKPKVLLLDESLSALDYKLRKQMQIELKQLQRQLGITFIFVTHDQEEALSMSDRIIVMRNGVIEQDGSPREIYEEPSNLFVARFIGEINVFEAKVLERVDDKRISAEIQGVPSTIFFDKEIVVGETLQVLLRPEDLRLEEIKESVDKGITGYVVERTYKGMTLDSVVELESGQRVMVSEFFNEDDPDVDHSLGQKVAVTWVESWEVVLRDDEQV encoded by the coding sequence TTGCATGGAGACCGACAGACTTTGAACAACAAAGCAATCCCTCAGGCCCCCCTCATCACGATTCGTGGGTTAGGCAAAAGTTTTGACGGAAAATCGATCATTAATCAATTCGACCTCGACGTAAACCACGGCGAATTCCTTACCATTTTGGGCCCTTCTGGTTGCGGCAAAACCACCATTCTTAGACTGATAGCTGGCTTTGAAGACGCGGACATTGGAAGTTTAGTTCTGGATGGCTCAGATATTACCAAGGTACCCGCTGAGAAAAGGCCAGTGAATACCGTTTTCCAAAGCTATGCACTCTTCCCGCATATGACGGTTTTTGACAATGTTGCATTTGGTTTGAAAATGCAGGGAGTGCCAGCATCAGAGATTGAACCAAGAGTCATCAATGCTTTAAAAATGGTACGTCTGGAAGATATGGCGCAGCGTAAACCACATCAACTTTCCGGTGGACAGCAGCAACGTATTGCCATTGCGCGAGCGGTGGTGAATAAACCGAAAGTACTGTTACTCGATGAATCTCTATCAGCGTTGGATTACAAACTGCGTAAGCAGATGCAAATAGAGTTGAAGCAGCTTCAACGCCAATTGGGTATCACGTTCATTTTTGTCACGCACGACCAAGAAGAAGCGCTATCGATGTCGGATCGAATTATCGTGATGCGTAATGGTGTGATTGAGCAAGACGGTTCTCCGAGAGAGATTTATGAAGAGCCAAGTAACCTCTTCGTTGCACGCTTTATCGGTGAAATTAATGTATTTGAGGCCAAAGTCCTCGAGCGAGTTGACGACAAACGTATAAGTGCTGAGATCCAAGGCGTTCCTAGTACGATTTTCTTTGATAAAGAAATTGTGGTTGGTGAGACACTACAAGTGCTGCTTCGTCCTGAGGATTTGAGACTAGAAGAGATAAAAGAGTCAGTCGATAAAGGAATTACGGGTTATGTGGTTGAGCGAACGTACAAAGGTATGACGTTAGATTCGGTTGTCGAACTGGAATCCGGTCAACGCGTCATGGTTAGTGAATTCTTCAATGAAGATGATCCCGATGTTGATCACTCTTTGGGGCAAAAAGTCGCCGTTACTTGGGTTGAAAGCTGGGAAGTGGTATTGAGAGATGACGAGCAGGTTTAA
- the potB gene encoding spermidine/putrescine ABC transporter permease PotB, with protein sequence MTSRFNLQNSIILVIVGWLSIFVLVPNVMIIGTSFLTRHESDLIEFTFTLDNYIRLADPLYAKVLLHSFYMAIVATVICLLIGYPFAYVVATMPERWRPIMLFLVIVPFWTNSLIRTYGLKIVLGTQGILNKTLLYLDVIDKPMRIMYTESAVMIGLVYILLPFMILPLYSSIEKLDNTYIEAAKDLGANKVQTFTKVILPLTMPGIIGGCLLVLLPALGMFYISDLLGGAKNLLIGNVIKSQVLNARDWPFGAATSIALTLAMAVMLFAYYRAGKWLNRKGELE encoded by the coding sequence ATGACGAGCAGGTTTAATCTACAAAATTCAATCATTCTAGTGATCGTCGGTTGGTTATCGATTTTCGTATTAGTGCCGAACGTGATGATCATTGGTACGAGTTTTCTTACGCGCCATGAATCCGATCTTATTGAGTTTACCTTCACGCTAGATAACTACATTCGATTAGCCGACCCGCTCTATGCGAAGGTCTTACTGCATTCGTTCTACATGGCAATCGTTGCTACCGTTATCTGCTTATTGATTGGTTACCCATTTGCCTATGTTGTCGCCACCATGCCTGAACGCTGGCGTCCAATTATGCTGTTTTTGGTGATTGTGCCTTTTTGGACCAACTCTCTGATCAGAACGTACGGCTTAAAAATAGTATTAGGTACACAAGGGATTTTGAACAAAACCCTTTTGTATTTGGACGTTATCGATAAGCCGATGAGGATAATGTATACCGAAAGTGCCGTTATGATTGGTCTGGTCTACATCTTGTTGCCATTTATGATTCTTCCTCTCTACTCGTCTATCGAGAAGCTGGATAACACCTATATTGAGGCCGCAAAGGATCTCGGTGCAAACAAAGTTCAGACCTTTACCAAGGTGATTTTGCCTTTGACTATGCCTGGCATTATCGGTGGGTGTTTGTTGGTATTACTCCCTGCCCTAGGCATGTTCTACATTTCTGACTTGTTGGGTGGCGCGAAGAACTTACTGATCGGTAACGTAATTAAAAGCCAGGTGTTAAACGCACGCGACTGGCCATTTGGCGCTGCCACCAGCATTGCGTTAACACTCGCAATGGCCGTGATGCTATTTGCTTACTACCGAGCTGGGAAATGGCTCAACCGTAAGGGAGAACTCGAATAA
- the potC gene encoding spermidine/putrescine ABC transporter permease PotC, with translation MKSTLRFSFMSLVYLFLYLPIIVLIANSFNANKFGMKWGGFTTKWYETLMSNDSLIQAAWHSLNIALFSATAATIIGSLTAVALYRYNFKGKGAVNGMLFIVMMSPDIVMAISLLALFLVMGAQLGFFTLLIAHITFCLPFVVVSVYSRLNGFDIKMLEAAKDLGASEWTILKQIILPLAKPAVAAGWLLSFTLSLDDVIISSFVTGPTYEILPLKIYSMVKVGISPEVNALATLMLVLSLFLVVLSQLIGRQKIN, from the coding sequence ATGAAGTCGACTCTTCGTTTCTCTTTCATGAGCTTGGTTTATCTATTTTTGTACTTGCCGATCATCGTGCTGATTGCCAACTCCTTTAATGCGAATAAGTTTGGTATGAAATGGGGTGGTTTCACGACCAAGTGGTATGAAACCCTGATGAGCAACGATAGCTTGATTCAAGCAGCGTGGCATTCACTAAACATTGCCCTGTTTTCAGCAACCGCGGCGACGATTATAGGGAGCTTAACGGCTGTCGCTCTCTATCGTTATAACTTCAAAGGCAAGGGCGCGGTGAATGGGATGTTGTTTATTGTCATGATGTCACCAGATATCGTCATGGCCATTTCACTGCTCGCGTTGTTCTTAGTGATGGGGGCTCAACTTGGCTTTTTCACCCTGTTGATTGCGCATATCACTTTCTGTCTGCCGTTCGTCGTTGTGTCAGTTTACAGCCGGCTTAATGGCTTCGACATAAAGATGTTGGAGGCGGCTAAAGACTTGGGTGCCAGTGAGTGGACGATACTCAAACAGATTATTTTACCTCTCGCGAAACCTGCAGTGGCTGCTGGTTGGCTTTTGAGCTTCACACTCTCTTTGGATGACGTGATCATTAGTTCATTTGTTACTGGGCCTACGTACGAAATTTTGCCATTGAAAATTTACTCAATGGTTAAAGTGGGGATCTCACCGGAAGTGAACGCTTTAGCGACGTTAATGCTGGTGCTATCTCTATTCCTTGTTGTTCTTTCGCAGCTTATCGGCCGTCAAAAGATCAATTAG